The Solanum lycopersicum chromosome 6, SLM_r2.1 genome has a window encoding:
- the LOC101251685 gene encoding TNF receptor-associated factor homolog 1b isoform X4, with the protein MASSASEEAGIGKSLEGVSKGQQRCQYSETLAERRYCEQMENGTPSTSPPYWDSDDEDDCGPKPVELYGKYTWKIDKFSQINKRELRSNTFEVGGYKWYILIYPQGCDVCNHLSLFLCVANHDKLLPGWSHLAQFTIAVVNRDPRKSKYSDTLHRFWKKEHDWGWKKFMDLSRVVDGFIDSDTLIIKAQVQVIREKAERPFHCLDCQYRRELVRVYLTNVEQTCRRFVEERRGKLGKLIGDKTRWSSFCAFWLGIDQNSRRRMSREKSDRILKMVVKNFFIEKEVTSTLVMDSLYSGLKALVDQTNGQTGKGKHLDAVEQTVPIVYLEKDMFVLVDDVLLLLERAVLEPLPPKDERGPQNRTKDAASGEGTNRDHIQRDERRLTELGRRTIEIFVLAHIFSKIEVAYKEAVALKRQEELIREEAAWLAETEKKAKRASEKEKKSKKKQKRNIRKAKDKERNEKSDVMVHDKIEVDGPIGEGNEYMAEMPGQVLGKSDVLGEVSDISDSIDSIIHPDSEDRNASPVNWDTDTSEVHPSVEAGSSRLIGLPASQNVIAGRISPSMMDDSSSTCSTDSIVSVVINGTHRGFPLIQKNQKLPSRGRNERSRSTCKAADWASETLGQTSDVVSDDGQLSDTSVSCEATGYECQATALPSCEQQATNKKVAVLQQRNLIDDREKSSILKPSSVQSPSRSPQKSTVSAVLSKESLKISVTSDPILVKSSFSDSPQLTDKSGPMVVSAETSVMLKADPHKAVEVKPLKKPLPQPASISTEKSLSKQVTTSATAERSISRQVPAQSRPSSAPLVTDPRPPSPVVSMVQATQLLPRSVSAAGRLGPDPSPATHSYVRQSYRNAIMGGLISGSPVGFSQPHSPSLAVNSPHPYSQSPSLTSGLMLSPGGLERTEHRSAGPSFSYGMVNEDTSWNGQKWESSGSYSRSVSHPFVLHDIQESDMLKPVNSRTHDHLPSELPACTSGCQSQSVLADEFPHLDIINDLLNDENGAGKASEPNSGWQRYSNHLNRQFSYPGDISMASDLGPSTHSCRFERTRSYHDELQHYYSGGTYNSIRNMIPQPNPQFVNGQIDQLVHDQWQLMHSDPSFLGMGNGHTDTGYLYHNPDYSNMACGVNRYRVFRPSNGF; encoded by the exons GTACATTTTGATTTATCCTCAGGGATGTGATGTCTGCAATCATCTCTCTTTGTTTCTGTGTGTGGCTAATCATGACAAGCTTCTTCCAG GCTGGAGTCATCTTGCACAATTTACTATAGCTGTGGTTAACAGAGATCCGAGGAAGTCCAAGTATTCAG ATACATTGCATCGTTTCTGGAAGAAAGAACATGATTGGGGATGGAAAAAATTTATGGACCTCTCCAGAGTTGTAGATGGATTTATTGATTCTGATACCCTCATTATCAAAGCTCAAGTTCAAGTCATCAG ggAGAAAGCAGAGCGTCCTTTCCATTGCCTTGATTGTCAGTATCGACGAGAACTTGTTAGGGTGTATTTAACGAATGTTGAGCAAACTTGCCGTCGTTTTGTGGAAGAGCGACGAGGAAAGCTTGGGAAATTAATAGGGGATAAAACTAGATGGTCGAG TTTCTGTGCTTTTTGGCTGGGAATAGACCAAAATTCTAGACGCCGCATGTCCAGAGAGAAATCAGATCGGATTTTGAAAATGGTGGTCAAGAACTTCTTCATAGAAAAAGAGGTTACGTCTACTCTTGTGATGGATTCGTTGTACAGTGGGCTTAAAGCTCTGGTAGACCAGACTAATGGACAGACAGGTAAAGGGAAACATTTAGATGCAGTGGAACAAACAGTTCCTATTGTTTACCTGGAGAAAGACATGTTTGTCTTGGTGGATGATGTCTTGCTGTTGCTTGAGAGGGCTGTTTTGGAGCCGTTGCCTCCGAAGGATGAGAGAGGTCCTCAGAACCGTACAAAG GATGCTGCTTCTGGAGAGGGCACGAACAGAGATCACATTCAGCGTGATGAGAGGCGCTTAACTGAACTAGGTCGGCGAACTATTGAAATATTTGTGCTTGCGCATATTTTCAG TAAAATAGAGGTTGCATATAAGGAAGCTGTTGCATTAAAGAGGCAAGAGGAACTCATCCGTGAAGAGGCTGCTTGGCTGGCTGAAACTGAGAAGAAAGCTAAACGAGCATCCGAGAAGGAAAAGAAGTCGAAGAAAAAACAG AAGCGGAATATCCGGAAAGCAAAGGATAAGGAGAGAAATGAAAAATCTGATGTTATGGTGCATGATAAGATTGAAGTTGATGGTCCCATTGGTGAAGGAAATGAGTACATGGCTGAGATGCCAGGACAAGTACTTGGTAAATCAGATGTACTGGGAGAGGTTTCTGATATTTCTGATTCTATAGACTCCATAATTCATCCTGATTCAGAAGACAGAAATGCAAGTCCTGTCAACTGGGATACTGATACCTCAGAGGTGCATCCATCTGTGGAAGCTGGTTCTAGCAGGTTAATTGGCCTTCCAGCTTCGCAGAATGTGATAGCAGGAAGGATAAGTCCTTCCATGATGGATGATAGTTCATCAACGTGTTCCACTGACTCAATTGTTTCAGTAGTTATTAATGGAACCCACAGAGGTTTTCCTTTGATCCAGAAAAACCAGAAATTACCTAGCAG AGGGAGAAATGAACGAAGCAGGTCAACTTGTAAGGCAGCTGATTGGGCTAGTGAAACACTTGGTCAGACGTCGGATGTTGTTTCAGATGATGGTCAGCTAAGTGATACATCTGTAAGCTGTGAGGCAACAGGATATGAGTGTCAGGCTACTGCACTTCCTTCGTGTGAGCAGCAAGCAACTAACAAG AAAGTAGCAGTTTTGCAGCAGAGAAATCTAATTGATGATAGAGAGAAATCTTCCATATTGAAGCCCAGCAGTGTCCAGTCTCCTTCTAGAAGCCCTCAAAAAAGTACAGTATCTGCTGTTCTGTCAAAGGAAAGTTTGAAAATCTCGGTCACTAGTGATCCTATCTTGGTCAAAAGTTCATTTTCAGATAGTCCTCAGCTGACTGATAAATCAGGTCCGATGGTTGTCTCAGCTGAAACTTCCGTGATGTTGAAGGCTGATCCTCATAAAGCTGTAGAGGTAAAACCCTTGAAGAAGCCCTTGCCACAGCCTGCTTCAATTTCAACTGAGAAGTCCCTGTCTAAACAAGTAACTACTTCTGCCACAGCTGAAAGGTCCATCTCTAGACAAGTGCCTGCCCAGTCGAGACCTTCGAGTGCTCCTCTAGTTACTGATCCTAGACCTCCTTCCCCTGTTGTGTCCATGGTTCAGGCAACACAGTTATTGCCTCGTTCAGTTAGTGCAGCTGGTCGATTGGGTCCTGATCCTTCACCAGCAACACATAGTTATGTTCGTCAGTCCTATAGAAATGCAATTATGGGCGGTCTTATTTCTGGAAGTCCGGTTGGTTTTAGTCAGCCTCATTCTCCAAGTTTAGCCGTTAATTCACCACATCCATACTCTCAATCACCTTCACTGACTTCTGGTCTAATGTTGTCGCCTGGGGGGCTGGAAAGAACAGAACATAGATCTGCTGGACCAAGCTTTTCTTATGGAATGGTGAATGAGGATACTTCATGGAATGGACAGAAATGGGAGAGTTCTGGAAGTTATAGTAGGTCAGTATCACATCCTTTCGTCTTACATGACATCCAGGAATCTGATATGTTAAAGCCTGTTAACAGCAGGACCCATGATCATCTTCCATCTGAGCTTCCTGCCTGCACTTCTGGTTGTCAGTCCCAGAGTGTATTGGCCGATGAATTTCCACATCTTGATATAATCAATGACTTGCTGAACGATGAGAATGGAGCTGGAAAGGCTTCTGAACCAAACTCGGGCTGGCAAAGATATAGCAACCATCTAAATCGTCAGTTCAGTTATCCGGGTGATATTAGCATGGCAAGTGATCTAGGTCCCTCAACTCACTCCTGTAGGTTTGAGCGAACAAGAAGCTATCACGATGAGCTACAACATTACTATTCTGGAGGCACTTATAATAGTATTAGGAATATGATTCCGCAGCCTAATCCACAATTTGTAAATGGGCAGATTGATCAGTTAGTTCATGACCAGTGGCAGTTGATGCATTCTGATCCATCTTTTCTTGGAATGGGAAATGGTCATACTGATACTGGTTACCTGTACCACAACCCTGATTATTCAAATATGGCATGTGGTGTAAATAGGTATAGAGTATTTAGGCCTTCCAATGGGTTTTGA
- the LOC101251685 gene encoding TNF receptor-associated factor homolog 1b isoform X5 — protein sequence MELRQHHLHTGTVMTKMIVDLNRLSYMENIPGRLINFHKLTRENFGVILLRYILIYPQGCDVCNHLSLFLCVANHDKLLPGWSHLAQFTIAVVNRDPRKSKYSDTLHRFWKKEHDWGWKKFMDLSRVVDGFIDSDTLIIKAQVQVIREKAERPFHCLDCQYRRELVRVYLTNVEQTCRRFVEERRGKLGKLIGDKTRWSSFCAFWLGIDQNSRRRMSREKSDRILKMVVKNFFIEKEVTSTLVMDSLYSGLKALVDQTNGQTGKGKHLDAVEQTVPIVYLEKDMFVLVDDVLLLLERAVLEPLPPKDERGPQNRTKDAASGEGTNRDHIQRDERRLTELGRRTIEIFVLAHIFSKIEVAYKEAVALKRQEELIREEAAWLAETEKKAKRASEKEKKSKKKQSKQKRNIRKAKDKERNEKSDVMVHDKIEVDGPIGEGNEYMAEMPGQVLGKSDVLGEVSDISDSIDSIIHPDSEDRNASPVNWDTDTSEVHPSVEAGSSRLIGLPASQNVIAGRISPSMMDDSSSTCSTDSIVSVVINGTHRGFPLIQKNQKLPSRGRNERSRSTCKAADWASETLGQTSDVVSDDGQLSDTSVSCEATGYECQATALPSCEQQATNKKVAVLQQRNLIDDREKSSILKPSSVQSPSRSPQKSTVSAVLSKESLKISVTSDPILVKSSFSDSPQLTDKSGPMVVSAETSVMLKADPHKAVEVKPLKKPLPQPASISTEKSLSKQVTTSATAERSISRQVPAQSRPSSAPLVTDPRPPSPVVSMVQATQLLPRSVSAAGRLGPDPSPATHSYVRQSYRNAIMGGLISGSPVGFSQPHSPSLAVNSPHPYSQSPSLTSGLMLSPGGLERTEHRSAGPSFSYGMVNEDTSWNGQKWESSGSYSRSVSHPFVLHDIQESDMLKPVNSRTHDHLPSELPACTSGCQSQSVLADEFPHLDIINDLLNDENGAGKASEPNSGWQRYSNHLNRQFSYPGDISMASDLGPSTHSCRFERTRSYHDELQHYYSGGTYNSIRNMIPQPNPQFVNGQIDQLVHDQWQLMHSDPSFLGMGNGHTDTGYLYHNPDYSNMACGVNRYRVFRPSNGF from the exons GTACATTTTGATTTATCCTCAGGGATGTGATGTCTGCAATCATCTCTCTTTGTTTCTGTGTGTGGCTAATCATGACAAGCTTCTTCCAG GCTGGAGTCATCTTGCACAATTTACTATAGCTGTGGTTAACAGAGATCCGAGGAAGTCCAAGTATTCAG ATACATTGCATCGTTTCTGGAAGAAAGAACATGATTGGGGATGGAAAAAATTTATGGACCTCTCCAGAGTTGTAGATGGATTTATTGATTCTGATACCCTCATTATCAAAGCTCAAGTTCAAGTCATCAG ggAGAAAGCAGAGCGTCCTTTCCATTGCCTTGATTGTCAGTATCGACGAGAACTTGTTAGGGTGTATTTAACGAATGTTGAGCAAACTTGCCGTCGTTTTGTGGAAGAGCGACGAGGAAAGCTTGGGAAATTAATAGGGGATAAAACTAGATGGTCGAG TTTCTGTGCTTTTTGGCTGGGAATAGACCAAAATTCTAGACGCCGCATGTCCAGAGAGAAATCAGATCGGATTTTGAAAATGGTGGTCAAGAACTTCTTCATAGAAAAAGAGGTTACGTCTACTCTTGTGATGGATTCGTTGTACAGTGGGCTTAAAGCTCTGGTAGACCAGACTAATGGACAGACAGGTAAAGGGAAACATTTAGATGCAGTGGAACAAACAGTTCCTATTGTTTACCTGGAGAAAGACATGTTTGTCTTGGTGGATGATGTCTTGCTGTTGCTTGAGAGGGCTGTTTTGGAGCCGTTGCCTCCGAAGGATGAGAGAGGTCCTCAGAACCGTACAAAG GATGCTGCTTCTGGAGAGGGCACGAACAGAGATCACATTCAGCGTGATGAGAGGCGCTTAACTGAACTAGGTCGGCGAACTATTGAAATATTTGTGCTTGCGCATATTTTCAG TAAAATAGAGGTTGCATATAAGGAAGCTGTTGCATTAAAGAGGCAAGAGGAACTCATCCGTGAAGAGGCTGCTTGGCTGGCTGAAACTGAGAAGAAAGCTAAACGAGCATCCGAGAAGGAAAAGAAGTCGAAGAAAAAACAG TCTAAACAGAAGCGGAATATCCGGAAAGCAAAGGATAAGGAGAGAAATGAAAAATCTGATGTTATGGTGCATGATAAGATTGAAGTTGATGGTCCCATTGGTGAAGGAAATGAGTACATGGCTGAGATGCCAGGACAAGTACTTGGTAAATCAGATGTACTGGGAGAGGTTTCTGATATTTCTGATTCTATAGACTCCATAATTCATCCTGATTCAGAAGACAGAAATGCAAGTCCTGTCAACTGGGATACTGATACCTCAGAGGTGCATCCATCTGTGGAAGCTGGTTCTAGCAGGTTAATTGGCCTTCCAGCTTCGCAGAATGTGATAGCAGGAAGGATAAGTCCTTCCATGATGGATGATAGTTCATCAACGTGTTCCACTGACTCAATTGTTTCAGTAGTTATTAATGGAACCCACAGAGGTTTTCCTTTGATCCAGAAAAACCAGAAATTACCTAGCAG AGGGAGAAATGAACGAAGCAGGTCAACTTGTAAGGCAGCTGATTGGGCTAGTGAAACACTTGGTCAGACGTCGGATGTTGTTTCAGATGATGGTCAGCTAAGTGATACATCTGTAAGCTGTGAGGCAACAGGATATGAGTGTCAGGCTACTGCACTTCCTTCGTGTGAGCAGCAAGCAACTAACAAG AAAGTAGCAGTTTTGCAGCAGAGAAATCTAATTGATGATAGAGAGAAATCTTCCATATTGAAGCCCAGCAGTGTCCAGTCTCCTTCTAGAAGCCCTCAAAAAAGTACAGTATCTGCTGTTCTGTCAAAGGAAAGTTTGAAAATCTCGGTCACTAGTGATCCTATCTTGGTCAAAAGTTCATTTTCAGATAGTCCTCAGCTGACTGATAAATCAGGTCCGATGGTTGTCTCAGCTGAAACTTCCGTGATGTTGAAGGCTGATCCTCATAAAGCTGTAGAGGTAAAACCCTTGAAGAAGCCCTTGCCACAGCCTGCTTCAATTTCAACTGAGAAGTCCCTGTCTAAACAAGTAACTACTTCTGCCACAGCTGAAAGGTCCATCTCTAGACAAGTGCCTGCCCAGTCGAGACCTTCGAGTGCTCCTCTAGTTACTGATCCTAGACCTCCTTCCCCTGTTGTGTCCATGGTTCAGGCAACACAGTTATTGCCTCGTTCAGTTAGTGCAGCTGGTCGATTGGGTCCTGATCCTTCACCAGCAACACATAGTTATGTTCGTCAGTCCTATAGAAATGCAATTATGGGCGGTCTTATTTCTGGAAGTCCGGTTGGTTTTAGTCAGCCTCATTCTCCAAGTTTAGCCGTTAATTCACCACATCCATACTCTCAATCACCTTCACTGACTTCTGGTCTAATGTTGTCGCCTGGGGGGCTGGAAAGAACAGAACATAGATCTGCTGGACCAAGCTTTTCTTATGGAATGGTGAATGAGGATACTTCATGGAATGGACAGAAATGGGAGAGTTCTGGAAGTTATAGTAGGTCAGTATCACATCCTTTCGTCTTACATGACATCCAGGAATCTGATATGTTAAAGCCTGTTAACAGCAGGACCCATGATCATCTTCCATCTGAGCTTCCTGCCTGCACTTCTGGTTGTCAGTCCCAGAGTGTATTGGCCGATGAATTTCCACATCTTGATATAATCAATGACTTGCTGAACGATGAGAATGGAGCTGGAAAGGCTTCTGAACCAAACTCGGGCTGGCAAAGATATAGCAACCATCTAAATCGTCAGTTCAGTTATCCGGGTGATATTAGCATGGCAAGTGATCTAGGTCCCTCAACTCACTCCTGTAGGTTTGAGCGAACAAGAAGCTATCACGATGAGCTACAACATTACTATTCTGGAGGCACTTATAATAGTATTAGGAATATGATTCCGCAGCCTAATCCACAATTTGTAAATGGGCAGATTGATCAGTTAGTTCATGACCAGTGGCAGTTGATGCATTCTGATCCATCTTTTCTTGGAATGGGAAATGGTCATACTGATACTGGTTACCTGTACCACAACCCTGATTATTCAAATATGGCATGTGGTGTAAATAGGTATAGAGTATTTAGGCCTTCCAATGGGTTTTGA
- the LOC101251685 gene encoding TNF receptor-associated factor homolog 1b isoform X3, with the protein MASSASEEAGIGKSLEGVSKGQQRCQYSETLAERRYCEQMENGTPSTSPPYWDSDDEDDCGPKPVELYGKYTWKIDKFSQINKRELRSNTFEVGGYKWYILIYPQGCDVCNHLSLFLCVANHDKLLPGWSHLAQFTIAVVNRDPRKSKYSDTLHRFWKKEHDWGWKKFMDLSRVVDGFIDSDTLIIKAQVQVIREKAERPFHCLDCQYRRELVRVYLTNVEQTCRRFVEERRGKLGKLIGDKTRWSSFCAFWLGIDQNSRRRMSREKSDRILKMVVKNFFIEKEVTSTLVMDSLYSGLKALVDQTNGQTGKGKHLDAVEQTVPIVYLEKDMFVLVDDVLLLLERAVLEPLPPKDERGPQNRTKDAASGEGTNRDHIQRDERRLTELGRRTIEIFVLAHIFSKIEVAYKEAVALKRQEELIREEAAWLAETEKKAKRASEKEKKSKKKQSKQKRNIRKAKDKERNEKSDVMVHDKIEVDGPIGEGNEYMAEMPGQVLGKSDVLGEVSDISDSIDSIIHPDSEDRNASPVNWDTDTSEVHPSVEAGSSRLIGLPASQNVIAGRISPSMMDDSSSTCSTDSIVSVVINGTHRGFPLIQKNQKLPSRGRNERSRSTCKAADWASETLGQTSDVVSDDGQLSDTSVSCEATGYECQATALPSCEQQATNKKVAVLQQRNLIDDREKSSILKPSSVQSPSRSPQKSTVSAVLSKESLKISVTSDPILVKSSFSDSPQLTDKSGPMVVSAETSVMLKADPHKAVEVKPLKKPLPQPASISTEKSLSKQVTTSATAERSISRQVPAQSRPSSAPLVTDPRPPSPVVSMVQATQLLPRSVSAAGRLGPDPSPATHSYVRQSYRNAIMGGLISGSPVGFSQPHSPSLAVNSPHPYSQSPSLTSGLMLSPGGLERTEHRSAGPSFSYGMVNEDTSWNGQKWESSGSYSRSVSHPFVLHDIQESDMLKPVNSRTHDHLPSELPACTSGCQSQSVLADEFPHLDIINDLLNDENGAGKASEPNSGWQRYSNHLNRQFSYPGDISMASDLGPSTHSCRFERTRSYHDELQHYYSGGTYNSIRNMIPQPNPQFVNGQIDQLVHDQWQLMHSDPSFLGMGNGHTDTGYLYHNPDYSNMACGVNRYRVFRPSNGF; encoded by the exons GTACATTTTGATTTATCCTCAGGGATGTGATGTCTGCAATCATCTCTCTTTGTTTCTGTGTGTGGCTAATCATGACAAGCTTCTTCCAG GCTGGAGTCATCTTGCACAATTTACTATAGCTGTGGTTAACAGAGATCCGAGGAAGTCCAAGTATTCAG ATACATTGCATCGTTTCTGGAAGAAAGAACATGATTGGGGATGGAAAAAATTTATGGACCTCTCCAGAGTTGTAGATGGATTTATTGATTCTGATACCCTCATTATCAAAGCTCAAGTTCAAGTCATCAG ggAGAAAGCAGAGCGTCCTTTCCATTGCCTTGATTGTCAGTATCGACGAGAACTTGTTAGGGTGTATTTAACGAATGTTGAGCAAACTTGCCGTCGTTTTGTGGAAGAGCGACGAGGAAAGCTTGGGAAATTAATAGGGGATAAAACTAGATGGTCGAG TTTCTGTGCTTTTTGGCTGGGAATAGACCAAAATTCTAGACGCCGCATGTCCAGAGAGAAATCAGATCGGATTTTGAAAATGGTGGTCAAGAACTTCTTCATAGAAAAAGAGGTTACGTCTACTCTTGTGATGGATTCGTTGTACAGTGGGCTTAAAGCTCTGGTAGACCAGACTAATGGACAGACAGGTAAAGGGAAACATTTAGATGCAGTGGAACAAACAGTTCCTATTGTTTACCTGGAGAAAGACATGTTTGTCTTGGTGGATGATGTCTTGCTGTTGCTTGAGAGGGCTGTTTTGGAGCCGTTGCCTCCGAAGGATGAGAGAGGTCCTCAGAACCGTACAAAG GATGCTGCTTCTGGAGAGGGCACGAACAGAGATCACATTCAGCGTGATGAGAGGCGCTTAACTGAACTAGGTCGGCGAACTATTGAAATATTTGTGCTTGCGCATATTTTCAG TAAAATAGAGGTTGCATATAAGGAAGCTGTTGCATTAAAGAGGCAAGAGGAACTCATCCGTGAAGAGGCTGCTTGGCTGGCTGAAACTGAGAAGAAAGCTAAACGAGCATCCGAGAAGGAAAAGAAGTCGAAGAAAAAACAG TCTAAACAGAAGCGGAATATCCGGAAAGCAAAGGATAAGGAGAGAAATGAAAAATCTGATGTTATGGTGCATGATAAGATTGAAGTTGATGGTCCCATTGGTGAAGGAAATGAGTACATGGCTGAGATGCCAGGACAAGTACTTGGTAAATCAGATGTACTGGGAGAGGTTTCTGATATTTCTGATTCTATAGACTCCATAATTCATCCTGATTCAGAAGACAGAAATGCAAGTCCTGTCAACTGGGATACTGATACCTCAGAGGTGCATCCATCTGTGGAAGCTGGTTCTAGCAGGTTAATTGGCCTTCCAGCTTCGCAGAATGTGATAGCAGGAAGGATAAGTCCTTCCATGATGGATGATAGTTCATCAACGTGTTCCACTGACTCAATTGTTTCAGTAGTTATTAATGGAACCCACAGAGGTTTTCCTTTGATCCAGAAAAACCAGAAATTACCTAGCAG AGGGAGAAATGAACGAAGCAGGTCAACTTGTAAGGCAGCTGATTGGGCTAGTGAAACACTTGGTCAGACGTCGGATGTTGTTTCAGATGATGGTCAGCTAAGTGATACATCTGTAAGCTGTGAGGCAACAGGATATGAGTGTCAGGCTACTGCACTTCCTTCGTGTGAGCAGCAAGCAACTAACAAG AAAGTAGCAGTTTTGCAGCAGAGAAATCTAATTGATGATAGAGAGAAATCTTCCATATTGAAGCCCAGCAGTGTCCAGTCTCCTTCTAGAAGCCCTCAAAAAAGTACAGTATCTGCTGTTCTGTCAAAGGAAAGTTTGAAAATCTCGGTCACTAGTGATCCTATCTTGGTCAAAAGTTCATTTTCAGATAGTCCTCAGCTGACTGATAAATCAGGTCCGATGGTTGTCTCAGCTGAAACTTCCGTGATGTTGAAGGCTGATCCTCATAAAGCTGTAGAGGTAAAACCCTTGAAGAAGCCCTTGCCACAGCCTGCTTCAATTTCAACTGAGAAGTCCCTGTCTAAACAAGTAACTACTTCTGCCACAGCTGAAAGGTCCATCTCTAGACAAGTGCCTGCCCAGTCGAGACCTTCGAGTGCTCCTCTAGTTACTGATCCTAGACCTCCTTCCCCTGTTGTGTCCATGGTTCAGGCAACACAGTTATTGCCTCGTTCAGTTAGTGCAGCTGGTCGATTGGGTCCTGATCCTTCACCAGCAACACATAGTTATGTTCGTCAGTCCTATAGAAATGCAATTATGGGCGGTCTTATTTCTGGAAGTCCGGTTGGTTTTAGTCAGCCTCATTCTCCAAGTTTAGCCGTTAATTCACCACATCCATACTCTCAATCACCTTCACTGACTTCTGGTCTAATGTTGTCGCCTGGGGGGCTGGAAAGAACAGAACATAGATCTGCTGGACCAAGCTTTTCTTATGGAATGGTGAATGAGGATACTTCATGGAATGGACAGAAATGGGAGAGTTCTGGAAGTTATAGTAGGTCAGTATCACATCCTTTCGTCTTACATGACATCCAGGAATCTGATATGTTAAAGCCTGTTAACAGCAGGACCCATGATCATCTTCCATCTGAGCTTCCTGCCTGCACTTCTGGTTGTCAGTCCCAGAGTGTATTGGCCGATGAATTTCCACATCTTGATATAATCAATGACTTGCTGAACGATGAGAATGGAGCTGGAAAGGCTTCTGAACCAAACTCGGGCTGGCAAAGATATAGCAACCATCTAAATCGTCAGTTCAGTTATCCGGGTGATATTAGCATGGCAAGTGATCTAGGTCCCTCAACTCACTCCTGTAGGTTTGAGCGAACAAGAAGCTATCACGATGAGCTACAACATTACTATTCTGGAGGCACTTATAATAGTATTAGGAATATGATTCCGCAGCCTAATCCACAATTTGTAAATGGGCAGATTGATCAGTTAGTTCATGACCAGTGGCAGTTGATGCATTCTGATCCATCTTTTCTTGGAATGGGAAATGGTCATACTGATACTGGTTACCTGTACCACAACCCTGATTATTCAAATATGGCATGTGGTGTAAATAGGTATAGAGTATTTAGGCCTTCCAATGGGTTTTGA